A single Bacillus sp. OxB-1 DNA region contains:
- a CDS encoding heptaprenylglyceryl phosphate synthase has translation MDYILWRHAFKLDPAKPIADEELERLAESGTDGIIVGGTDGVTLENVLDLLVRLRRYSVPIALEVSTVDSVTPGFDYYFIPTVLNSTKTKWINGIHHAALKEYGHMMNWDEIITEGYCILNPDCKAGQLTGVTEVPDEEDVIAYARMAEHLFKLPVFYMEYSGIYGKTEIVEAAKRVLDKARLFYGGGITNAEEAKQMAAIADTIIVGNIIYDDLKAALSTVEAVKSVSS, from the coding sequence ATGGATTACATATTATGGCGGCATGCCTTTAAATTAGATCCGGCCAAGCCGATTGCGGATGAGGAATTGGAGCGATTGGCGGAGTCGGGGACGGATGGGATCATTGTAGGCGGGACGGATGGAGTGACCTTGGAAAATGTGTTGGATCTGCTTGTCCGCCTGCGCCGCTATTCGGTGCCGATCGCGCTTGAAGTGTCGACGGTCGATTCGGTGACGCCGGGGTTTGATTATTATTTCATTCCGACCGTCTTGAATTCGACGAAAACGAAGTGGATCAACGGAATCCATCATGCGGCGCTGAAAGAGTACGGCCATATGATGAATTGGGATGAAATCATCACGGAGGGCTATTGCATCTTGAATCCCGATTGCAAGGCCGGGCAATTGACAGGCGTCACGGAAGTGCCGGACGAGGAGGATGTCATTGCCTATGCCCGGATGGCGGAGCACCTTTTCAAGCTCCCCGTGTTTTATATGGAATATAGCGGGATTTATGGCAAGACTGAAATCGTGGAGGCGGCCAAGCGTGTGCTCGACAAGGCGCGCCTATTTTACGGCGGGGGCATTACAAATGCCGAGGAAGCCAAACAGATGGCAGCCATCGCCGATACGATCATCGTGGGCAATATCATTTACGACGACTTGAAAGCCGCCCTTTCTACTGTCGAAGCGGTGAAATCCGTTTCCTCTTAA
- a CDS encoding YerC/YecD family TrpR-related protein — MQIDKIRSHQTDQLFRAILELKDLDECYHFFDDLFTIGELQSLAQRLEVARMLKLKKTYDTIQHETGASTATISRIRRCVDYGSGGYSKVLARLYPELEDKKEDAE; from the coding sequence ATGCAAATCGATAAGATCCGCAGTCACCAGACGGATCAATTGTTCCGAGCGATACTTGAATTGAAAGACCTCGATGAATGTTACCATTTCTTTGATGATTTATTTACAATCGGTGAGCTGCAATCGCTCGCCCAGCGGCTGGAAGTGGCCCGGATGTTGAAGCTGAAGAAAACGTACGACACCATTCAGCACGAAACGGGAGCGAGCACCGCAACGATTTCCCGGATCCGCCGCTGCGTCGACTATGGTTCGGGCGGCTACAGCAAAGTATTGGCGCGTCTGTATCCCGAACTGGAAGACAAAAAAGAAGATGCGGAATGA
- a CDS encoding DUF3048 domain-containing protein, whose product MKGIMRAWPFLLASILLLCTACSKKEKVEAEVIPLPSPSADQEIVEENEPVPQYPQPFTGILSDAENTRRPVLATINNHPLARPQSGISQADIVYEMAAEGNVTRFLALFQSELPEEIGPVRSARDYFVHIAKGIDAFYVAHGYSPDAQTLLQNRTVDHINGMQYDGVLFQRSKERRAPHNSYISGENVLAGAEKVNASMEMEKQPSLSFHESIENAKIGDMASTITVRYGADPNFTSVYTYDAEKGIYERTVNGILTVDKANGEQVELSNILLFEAAHRTIDNVGRQAIDINSGGRALLFHAGIVKEIEWKNENGFLTPVEDGLQAKLIPGKSWIHIVASNPGMATSVTYTP is encoded by the coding sequence ATGAAAGGGATCATGAGAGCATGGCCATTTTTGTTGGCCAGCATCCTGTTGCTGTGTACCGCGTGTTCAAAAAAAGAGAAGGTGGAAGCGGAAGTGATCCCGCTTCCATCGCCGAGTGCAGATCAAGAAATAGTTGAAGAAAACGAACCGGTTCCTCAATATCCACAACCGTTCACCGGGATATTGTCGGATGCGGAAAACACCCGCCGTCCTGTGTTGGCGACGATCAATAATCATCCGCTTGCCCGTCCGCAGTCTGGCATCAGCCAAGCGGATATCGTGTATGAAATGGCCGCGGAAGGCAATGTGACAAGATTTTTGGCTTTATTCCAAAGTGAATTGCCTGAAGAGATCGGCCCGGTCCGGAGCGCCCGGGACTACTTCGTCCATATCGCCAAAGGGATCGATGCGTTTTATGTAGCGCATGGTTACAGCCCGGACGCACAGACACTATTGCAGAATCGGACGGTCGATCACATTAACGGCATGCAATATGACGGGGTGTTATTCCAAAGATCCAAAGAGAGAAGGGCTCCGCACAACTCCTATATTAGTGGGGAGAATGTGTTGGCTGGGGCTGAGAAAGTGAATGCTTCGATGGAAATGGAGAAGCAGCCTTCCCTTTCTTTCCATGAATCGATTGAAAATGCTAAAATAGGCGATATGGCATCGACCATCACCGTCCGATACGGCGCCGATCCCAATTTCACAAGCGTGTACACGTATGACGCAGAGAAAGGGATATATGAGCGGACCGTGAATGGGATCTTGACGGTCGATAAGGCTAACGGTGAACAGGTGGAACTGTCCAATATTCTCCTATTCGAAGCGGCGCATCGGACGATTGATAATGTCGGACGGCAAGCGATCGATATCAACTCGGGTGGTCGGGCTTTGTTATTCCATGCGGGTATCGTGAAGGAGATCGAGTGGAAAAACGAGAATGGCTTTTTGACGCCTGTCGAAGATGGCCTTCAGGCGAAATTGATTCCAGGGAAATCCTGGATCCATATTGTCGCGTCCAATCCGGGAATGGCAACGTCGGTCACCTATACACCGTAA
- a CDS encoding adenine deaminase C-terminal domain-containing protein, producing the protein MWEMNEIQRQLHIINGKQAPDLLITNATYLHSIYKKWVTGNIWIVGDRIGYAGKDMPAVTEGTEIVDAAGKKIVPGYIEPHVHPFLLYNCETLADYAARLGTTTFIADNLLLFLTLGNEKSFTLLDQFAKMPFSYYWWTRFDSQTAHQQEKELFRPESVAEWLKRSDVRMGGELTAWPRLVKGDPDMFASLTTAKAAGIKIEGHFPGASDKTLARMKLLGADGDHEAMTVEEVEARLLHGYGVTLRHSSIRPDLPDLLKGLVERGHDVFDHLMMTTDGATPSFYNDGMMDKCIQVALDAGVPPIDAYQMASYNIARYYDMADLHGVIATGRYASLNILEDEFNPVPTDVLSKGTWLKRNGESTGSLGTIDWSVVAPFAPPFELEDSDFRFDNTIGIEMVNDVITKPYEVTIDTTENRLSEEHDENFLMLIDRFGKWRVNAIIKGFATNVQGLASSFSNTGDIILIGKDKREMLRAFDEMKRIGGGMVLTENGETVAAIPLPLGGGGSIEPLEILMEQQNELVGALAERGYAYGDVVYTFLFLQSTHLPYIRITQAGLYDVMKNEVLVPFTER; encoded by the coding sequence ATGTGGGAAATGAATGAAATACAACGACAATTGCATATCATCAATGGAAAACAAGCGCCCGATCTGCTCATTACCAATGCAACCTACTTGCATTCCATTTATAAAAAATGGGTGACAGGGAATATTTGGATCGTGGGCGACCGGATCGGCTATGCAGGAAAGGACATGCCTGCCGTTACAGAAGGGACGGAAATCGTCGATGCTGCGGGAAAAAAGATTGTACCCGGCTATATCGAGCCCCATGTCCATCCGTTCCTTTTGTATAATTGCGAAACGCTGGCGGATTATGCAGCGCGTCTTGGAACGACGACATTCATCGCGGATAATCTTCTCTTGTTCCTGACATTGGGCAATGAGAAATCCTTTACGCTACTGGATCAGTTCGCGAAGATGCCGTTCTCGTATTATTGGTGGACCCGGTTTGATTCACAGACGGCCCATCAACAGGAGAAGGAATTATTCAGACCGGAATCGGTTGCCGAGTGGTTGAAGCGATCCGATGTCCGGATGGGAGGCGAGTTGACGGCTTGGCCACGTCTTGTGAAGGGAGATCCGGATATGTTCGCTTCGCTGACGACGGCGAAAGCAGCGGGCATCAAAATCGAAGGGCACTTCCCGGGGGCTTCGGACAAGACGTTGGCACGGATGAAGCTTCTCGGCGCTGACGGGGATCATGAAGCGATGACTGTGGAAGAAGTGGAAGCGCGGCTGCTCCATGGTTACGGAGTCACACTCCGCCATTCCTCGATCCGTCCGGATTTGCCGGATCTATTGAAAGGCTTGGTCGAAAGAGGGCATGATGTTTTCGATCATTTGATGATGACGACGGATGGGGCGACCCCTTCATTCTATAACGACGGCATGATGGATAAATGTATTCAAGTTGCACTCGACGCGGGGGTGCCTCCGATTGACGCCTACCAGATGGCATCTTATAACATAGCCCGCTATTATGACATGGCCGACCTGCATGGTGTCATTGCGACAGGCCGCTACGCCTCCCTCAATATATTGGAAGATGAATTCAATCCGGTTCCGACGGATGTCCTGTCGAAAGGGACATGGTTGAAGCGAAACGGTGAATCGACGGGCTCGTTAGGAACGATCGACTGGTCGGTAGTCGCTCCGTTTGCTCCGCCGTTCGAGCTGGAGGATTCGGATTTTCGCTTCGACAATACAATCGGAATTGAAATGGTGAATGATGTCATCACTAAACCGTATGAGGTCACTATTGACACGACGGAAAACCGTTTATCGGAAGAACATGACGAAAACTTTTTAATGCTCATCGACCGCTTCGGGAAATGGCGTGTCAACGCGATTATTAAAGGGTTCGCCACGAATGTGCAAGGGTTGGCTTCCTCCTTCTCCAACACGGGTGATATCATCTTGATCGGAAAAGATAAAAGAGAGATGCTTCGAGCATTCGATGAGATGAAACGGATCGGTGGAGGAATGGTCCTGACGGAGAACGGGGAAACCGTCGCGGCTATCCCGTTGCCGCTCGGCGGAGGCGGATCGATCGAGCCGTTGGAAATCTTGATGGAACAGCAAAACGAGCTGGTCGGGGCGTTGGCGGAGAGAGGATATGCGTACGGAGACGTCGTTTATACGTTCCTGTTTCTCCAGTCGACCCACTTGCCGTATATCCGGATCACCCAAGCCGGCTTATATGATGTCATGAAAAATGAAGTGCTCGTTCCATTCACTGAGAGATAG
- a CDS encoding class I SAM-dependent methyltransferase translates to MTEKMTFDQRMADEYDRGIRRNIPSYDAMLRLVQTFLRVNCKPQARLLIVGAGGENELTAFGTNNPDWTFTAVDPADSMLELARMKAEQTQMVDRVEFIEGTVDDVETDQAFDAASCLLVLHFVKEEDEKLRLLMKIRQHLHTGAPLVMTTMYGDPDEPEYDELFALWRAYWLDSTKLTRAEVDEMEKTLRSLSFLPEDKIVALLEQAGFRNIAKFFSTNMFGGWICKAQ, encoded by the coding sequence ATGACGGAAAAAATGACGTTCGATCAAAGAATGGCGGATGAATACGATCGGGGAATTCGAAGGAACATCCCTTCCTACGATGCGATGTTGCGGCTGGTCCAAACCTTCCTGCGGGTGAATTGCAAGCCGCAAGCCCGGTTGCTCATCGTCGGCGCCGGCGGGGAAAATGAACTGACCGCTTTCGGGACGAACAATCCCGATTGGACGTTCACCGCAGTCGATCCCGCGGATTCAATGTTGGAATTGGCCCGGATGAAGGCCGAACAGACTCAAATGGTGGACCGAGTGGAATTTATAGAAGGAACGGTCGATGATGTGGAAACAGATCAAGCTTTCGACGCTGCCAGCTGTTTGCTCGTCCTTCATTTTGTAAAGGAAGAAGATGAAAAGCTGCGGTTGTTAATGAAAATCCGGCAACATCTACACACCGGCGCGCCCTTGGTCATGACGACCATGTACGGCGATCCGGATGAGCCGGAATACGATGAATTATTCGCACTCTGGAGGGCCTATTGGCTGGACTCGACAAAACTGACACGCGCAGAAGTCGATGAAATGGAAAAAACGCTTCGAAGCCTCTCGTTCCTCCCGGAAGACAAAATCGTCGCTTTGCTGGAACAGGCCGGCTTCCGGAACATCGCCAAGTTCTTCTCTACGAACATGTTCGGCGGCTGGATTTGTAAAGCACAATGA
- a CDS encoding spore germination protein has product MTEKQAPPIFDELADQFKPTDDLIQTPLQINGQSAFLFFLKSVVDGDKLQQTVIRPFFEMASEEGFASYIQSLPIQTDMPSKEKLLVLLTAGHVLIAIGDNIFLLEVRLVKNNEVQETTVEPTVHGPQKGLSEEIETTINLIRQRYHKPSLIVETVIADDSTNRKVALLYDNDQVDPEMLKKIKKQLEELGTPFFQSAGDLQHFINNKRFTLFPSTLITERPDRIVYNLINGKVIIAIDGSPDVIVAPVIFFDFMSSMEDNYHVFSVTTFTILLRYIGLFVCLLLPSLYVAVTSYNPDIMRLELALTVAGGRIGVPYPSFVEVLFMLFFVELLTEASMRLPKAVSSTATTVGGLILGTAATEAALASNIMVIVISAVAISTFVIPINEMSFAVRVIRLLLLVYTVLFGVVGLIVGFIGFIMLLVNKDSLGVPYLRIPWMNKNEELRMDKK; this is encoded by the coding sequence TTGACTGAAAAACAAGCCCCTCCTATATTCGATGAACTAGCCGACCAATTCAAACCTACGGATGATTTGATTCAAACACCGTTGCAAATAAATGGCCAATCTGCATTCCTTTTCTTTTTGAAATCGGTAGTCGATGGAGATAAACTGCAGCAAACAGTCATCCGGCCTTTTTTTGAAATGGCTTCCGAAGAAGGTTTCGCTTCGTACATCCAATCTTTGCCGATCCAGACTGATATGCCGTCTAAAGAAAAATTGCTTGTTTTATTAACCGCGGGCCATGTATTGATCGCTATTGGAGATAATATTTTTTTGTTAGAGGTCCGCCTCGTTAAGAATAATGAAGTACAGGAAACCACGGTGGAACCGACCGTTCACGGGCCCCAAAAGGGGTTGAGCGAGGAAATTGAAACGACAATCAATTTGATCAGGCAACGATATCATAAGCCTTCTTTAATAGTTGAAACAGTCATAGCGGACGACAGTACGAATCGGAAGGTTGCCTTGCTCTATGATAATGATCAAGTCGATCCGGAGATGTTAAAAAAAATCAAAAAGCAGCTGGAAGAGCTCGGCACTCCTTTCTTCCAATCGGCGGGAGACCTCCAACATTTCATCAACAATAAAAGATTCACTCTATTCCCTTCGACATTGATAACAGAACGGCCCGATCGTATCGTCTATAATTTGATCAACGGGAAAGTGATTATCGCAATTGACGGAAGTCCGGATGTCATCGTAGCACCTGTCATCTTTTTCGATTTCATGTCATCGATGGAAGATAACTACCACGTCTTCAGTGTCACGACATTTACAATATTATTGAGATATATAGGTTTGTTCGTATGTCTTTTGCTTCCGAGTCTGTATGTGGCTGTGACATCGTATAATCCGGATATTATGAGATTAGAACTCGCGCTTACTGTAGCGGGCGGGCGGATCGGTGTACCGTATCCTTCATTTGTTGAAGTGCTTTTCATGCTATTCTTCGTCGAATTATTGACCGAAGCGAGCATGCGACTGCCGAAAGCCGTCAGTTCCACCGCGACGACTGTCGGTGGCCTCATACTGGGCACTGCTGCAACGGAAGCGGCACTTGCTTCAAATATCATGGTCATTGTCATTTCAGCAGTCGCCATTTCCACATTCGTCATTCCAATTAATGAGATGAGTTTTGCAGTACGGGTTATTCGGCTTCTCCTTCTCGTTTACACCGTTTTATTCGGAGTCGTCGGCTTAATTGTCGGGTTCATAGGGTTCATCATGCTTTTGGTGAATAAAGACAGTTTAGGCGTTCCGTATTTACGGATTCCATGGATGAATAAGAACGAAGAATTAAGGATGGACAAAAAATGA
- a CDS encoding GerAB/ArcD/ProY family transporter — MSRFLFYLILVNMLANMVSLTPRILISGSDSGAVLSLIIAIPVGMVLTYIIISLFSLFPGQGLPEILKAHTPKWISMPILLFFSILWYIAGLSTLIIYTFIIIRFITPEMSIYIIVLTFVLVITYGISMTPKNILYLSEIVFIIIVPFIAFILIKGYLSHDLDWDYIRVAVMHINHLPDYLAFSTSLFIVIGAANLVIFNRFFTNLKKPTWKGMTLFTAVCTFILFSTYFLPIGFGGFDSLKNVLYPWIMTSDSMRMKFGIIERIVFFFISAFLGLAVISMIMHWHVSIQLLSSVIHFKRFKWKKYNLTMPFFIVCFWAFGIFTTKKITLNGLYKTVRLFDQIFLPILLLLLIGCLLLAKKGAASKCQESKK; from the coding sequence ATGAGCCGTTTCCTCTTCTATTTGATTTTGGTTAACATGCTGGCAAATATGGTTTCCCTCACGCCAAGGATTCTCATCTCCGGTAGTGATAGCGGGGCCGTCCTTTCGCTTATTATTGCAATTCCAGTCGGGATGGTGTTGACCTATATAATCATTTCCTTATTCAGCCTTTTCCCTGGGCAAGGCTTGCCTGAAATCTTAAAAGCGCACACACCAAAGTGGATTTCAATGCCCATTCTTCTTTTTTTCTCTATACTTTGGTATATCGCAGGGCTCTCAACACTTATCATCTACACGTTCATTATCATACGTTTCATAACGCCTGAGATGTCCATCTATATCATCGTATTAACTTTTGTACTTGTCATCACATACGGAATCTCGATGACTCCAAAAAATATTTTATATTTGAGCGAAATTGTATTTATTATTATCGTCCCTTTTATCGCCTTCATCCTAATAAAGGGGTATTTAAGTCATGATCTCGATTGGGATTATATACGTGTTGCCGTTATGCATATTAATCATTTGCCTGATTATCTGGCTTTTAGCACATCGCTCTTTATCGTCATCGGCGCTGCCAATTTAGTAATTTTCAATCGGTTCTTCACAAATTTGAAAAAACCGACCTGGAAAGGAATGACTCTTTTTACGGCAGTCTGCACATTCATCCTTTTCTCAACCTATTTCCTTCCGATAGGCTTTGGAGGGTTTGATTCGCTGAAAAATGTTCTATACCCGTGGATCATGACAAGTGATTCCATGCGTATGAAATTCGGGATCATTGAGAGGATCGTCTTTTTCTTCATCAGCGCATTTTTAGGCCTTGCCGTCATTAGCATGATCATGCACTGGCATGTTTCTATCCAGTTGTTATCGAGCGTCATTCATTTCAAGCGGTTCAAATGGAAAAAATATAATTTAACCATGCCTTTTTTTATCGTTTGCTTTTGGGCTTTCGGCATATTCACGACCAAAAAGATTACACTTAATGGGCTTTATAAAACGGTCCGGTTGTTTGATCAAATCTTTTTACCGATACTTCTACTATTGCTAATTGGCTGCCTTTTATTGGCGAAGAAAGGGGCTGCATCCAAATGTCAGGAAAGCAAAAAATGA
- a CDS encoding Ger(x)C family spore germination protein translates to MSGKQKMIKGFFAITMLAAFLLQAGCAFKDIDKRIFVLAIGIDPSEKVKNGFKVSLKLAKPAGDVKQAISQSFTYLTYDAKSIAEAIRNMETHVDKTLDMGHNRSIVINKELLSKDLDTFMDYFTRRGDIQMIAYIAVAEKTAEETVSFAPDTEPPATIALYNFFDNTGTESPYVVTTFLFEFRRGVLSKGIDTLLPIIDINEEQKHFEINKSIVIKWAEEPVELTQVQTKYLNSLINDVNQFNYKIEENDQLMMLSIDEVKMKYKIILDEGEPRIDMKITKVGVVSESTERLNNSHLQKYGKLAEEDIEKKVMDLLTTLQENNVDPFGFGLRYRATRLSRKDLIEEWERIYSDIKFNVTVNVELKSTGTIE, encoded by the coding sequence ATGTCAGGAAAGCAAAAAATGATAAAAGGCTTCTTCGCCATCACTATGTTAGCCGCCTTCCTTCTGCAAGCCGGATGTGCCTTTAAAGATATTGACAAGAGAATTTTTGTATTGGCAATCGGCATCGATCCTTCCGAAAAAGTGAAGAACGGGTTCAAGGTGTCATTGAAGCTGGCCAAGCCGGCCGGGGACGTCAAGCAGGCGATTTCCCAAAGCTTTACGTATTTAACTTATGACGCTAAATCGATTGCGGAAGCTATCCGCAATATGGAAACGCATGTCGATAAAACATTGGATATGGGACATAACAGAAGCATTGTAATTAACAAGGAATTGCTCTCCAAAGATTTGGATACATTCATGGATTATTTCACTCGGCGAGGGGATATCCAAATGATTGCTTACATTGCCGTTGCTGAAAAGACCGCCGAAGAAACGGTTTCCTTCGCCCCGGATACTGAGCCACCCGCAACAATTGCCTTATACAATTTTTTTGATAATACCGGCACAGAAAGCCCTTATGTAGTAACAACATTTCTCTTCGAATTCCGACGAGGCGTATTGAGCAAAGGAATTGATACCTTGTTACCTATCATCGATATCAACGAAGAGCAGAAACATTTTGAAATCAATAAATCCATCGTAATCAAATGGGCGGAAGAACCTGTAGAATTGACACAAGTGCAAACCAAATATTTAAATTCACTTATTAATGATGTAAACCAATTTAATTATAAAATTGAAGAAAATGACCAACTCATGATGTTATCCATCGATGAAGTGAAAATGAAATACAAAATTATTCTTGACGAAGGGGAGCCGCGAATCGATATGAAAATTACGAAGGTTGGTGTCGTCAGCGAATCGACGGAGCGGCTGAACAACTCGCACTTACAAAAGTACGGTAAATTAGCTGAAGAGGATATCGAAAAGAAAGTGATGGATTTATTGACAACCCTTCAAGAAAATAATGTTGATCCATTCGGGTTCGGCCTGCGCTATCGGGCGACCAGATTATCGCGAAAAGACTTGATCGAGGAATGGGAACGCATCTATTCCGATATCAAATTTAATGTCACAGTGAATGTCGAACTAAAAAGCACGGGAACGATTGAATAA
- a CDS encoding PilZ domain-containing protein, protein MGTTEILIENIGVGGLRFLSTVNLPVNPDIILKFETEILGETVSVTGTIVWREVVGEFFRYGIQFNATESIQQLLVRTLNRFAIQLKTDPTPPNCSFMKDGVFKRLSEIKNS, encoded by the coding sequence ATGGGAACGACTGAAATTTTGATTGAAAACATCGGGGTTGGCGGACTTCGGTTTTTATCAACTGTCAATCTGCCGGTGAACCCAGACATTATCCTGAAATTCGAGACCGAAATACTTGGGGAAACAGTCAGTGTGACAGGGACGATCGTCTGGCGTGAAGTAGTCGGAGAATTTTTCCGATATGGGATTCAATTCAATGCTACTGAAAGCATACAACAATTGCTGGTTCGAACCTTGAACCGTTTCGCCATCCAACTAAAAACAGATCCAACCCCTCCCAATTGCAGTTTTATGAAGGATGGAGTTTTCAAACGACTTTCTGAAATAAAAAACAGTTGA
- the purD gene encoding phosphoribosylamine--glycine ligase: MKVLVIGSGGREHAIARQFNQSPSVKSVFVAPGNDGMKADAEVVAIQATDFEALAAFAKENGIDLTFVGPEQPLAEGIVDYFAEQGLTAFGPTKAAALIEGSKSFAKELMVKYNIPTAAYGTFTDAEEAKAFIREQGAPIVVKADGLAAGKGVIVATTLDEALEAVDDMIGNQKFGESSSKVVIEEFLDGEEFSYMSFVHDGQIYPMVIAQDHKRAYDGDKGPNTGGMGAYSPVPQISESVVQEAYDKVVVPTVEAMAAEGTPFTGILYAGLILTKEGPKVIEFNARFGDPETQIVLPRMASDFGEFMSALMAGQPYNLKWHDESMLGVVVAADGYPGDVVKGNPLPNLDELRSHGLEVFHAGTKLEGDRYVGNGGRVLLIAAQADSLKEAQEKVYEGLSQLKWDGFFYRNDIGWRTFE, translated from the coding sequence GTGAAAGTACTCGTTATTGGCAGTGGCGGCCGGGAGCATGCGATTGCCCGTCAGTTCAATCAATCACCTTCCGTGAAGAGCGTATTTGTCGCTCCGGGCAATGACGGCATGAAAGCCGATGCGGAAGTCGTCGCAATCCAGGCGACGGATTTTGAAGCACTTGCGGCATTCGCCAAGGAAAACGGCATCGATTTGACCTTTGTCGGTCCGGAGCAACCGTTGGCGGAAGGAATTGTGGACTATTTTGCAGAGCAAGGCCTGACAGCTTTCGGACCGACGAAAGCAGCGGCTTTGATCGAAGGCAGCAAGTCATTCGCAAAAGAATTGATGGTCAAATATAATATTCCGACCGCGGCATATGGCACCTTCACCGATGCGGAAGAGGCAAAGGCGTTCATCCGCGAGCAGGGCGCGCCGATTGTCGTAAAAGCGGACGGCCTGGCAGCAGGCAAAGGCGTAATCGTTGCGACTACATTGGATGAGGCGCTTGAAGCAGTGGATGATATGATTGGCAATCAAAAATTCGGCGAGTCCTCCTCCAAAGTGGTCATCGAAGAATTTTTGGACGGCGAGGAATTCTCGTATATGTCTTTTGTCCACGACGGGCAGATCTATCCGATGGTCATCGCCCAAGATCATAAGCGTGCCTATGACGGAGACAAAGGTCCGAATACGGGCGGAATGGGTGCGTATTCTCCGGTTCCGCAAATCTCGGAAAGCGTCGTGCAAGAGGCATATGACAAGGTCGTCGTACCGACAGTGGAAGCGATGGCGGCGGAAGGAACCCCGTTTACGGGAATCTTATATGCCGGTTTGATCCTGACAAAGGAAGGGCCGAAAGTGATCGAGTTCAACGCACGTTTTGGCGATCCGGAAACACAAATCGTCCTCCCGCGAATGGCGTCCGATTTCGGTGAATTCATGTCCGCTCTGATGGCGGGACAACCGTATAACCTGAAATGGCATGACGAGTCGATGCTCGGTGTCGTCGTCGCAGCGGACGGGTATCCGGGGGATGTCGTAAAAGGCAATCCATTGCCGAATCTGGATGAATTGAGATCCCACGGGCTGGAAGTATTCCACGCCGGAACAAAATTGGAAGGCGATCGCTATGTCGGCAATGGCGGACGTGTGTTGTTAATTGCCGCGCAGGCGGATTCGTTGAAGGAAGCGCAAGAAAAGGTGTATGAAGGACTATCCCAGTTGAAATGGGACGGGTTTTTCTACCGAAATGACATCGGCTGGCGGACGTTCGAATAA